One Peterkaempfera bronchialis DNA window includes the following coding sequences:
- a CDS encoding MarR family winged helix-turn-helix transcriptional regulator — MPEMSEDDLAAVSMLRSSVMRLSRRLRHQRVEESLSPTEMSVLGTLAHCGRATPGELARKEHVQPPSMTRIIAMLEVKGLVRREPHPEDRRQVVVSSTEQAEAILQESRRRRNAWLAELASGLTEEEWAAIRNAAPVLEKLAHL, encoded by the coding sequence ATGCCCGAGATGTCCGAGGACGACCTGGCAGCCGTATCGATGCTGCGGTCCTCCGTCATGCGCCTTTCCCGCCGCCTGCGGCACCAGCGGGTCGAGGAGTCGCTCAGCCCGACCGAGATGTCGGTCCTGGGCACCCTGGCCCACTGCGGCAGGGCGACCCCCGGCGAGCTGGCCCGCAAGGAGCACGTCCAGCCGCCGTCGATGACCAGGATCATCGCGATGTTGGAGGTGAAGGGCCTGGTGCGGAGGGAGCCGCACCCGGAGGACCGCCGCCAGGTGGTGGTGAGCAGCACCGAGCAGGCCGAGGCGATCCTCCAGGAGAGCCGGCGGCGCCGCAACGCGTGGCTCGCGGAACTGGCATCCGGGCTGACCGAGGAGGAATGGGCCGCGATTCGGAACGCGGCCCCGGTGCTGGAGAAGCTGGCGCATCTGTGA
- a CDS encoding VOC family protein: MTGFADLAMVTIDCAEPQALARFWGGLLGREVTHSEEQYAMVDGAGGAPLGFGKVEGYRAPQWPNPDGTKQFHLDLYVDDLDKAEAHCLELGATRPDFQPGETWRVLLDPSGHPFCVCLRR; encoded by the coding sequence ATGACCGGATTCGCCGACCTCGCCATGGTGACCATCGACTGCGCCGAGCCGCAGGCACTCGCCCGCTTCTGGGGCGGGCTGCTGGGCCGCGAGGTCACCCACAGCGAGGAGCAGTACGCGATGGTCGACGGGGCCGGCGGCGCACCGCTGGGCTTCGGCAAGGTGGAGGGCTACCGGGCGCCACAGTGGCCCAACCCGGACGGCACCAAGCAGTTCCACCTCGACCTCTATGTGGACGACCTCGACAAGGCGGAGGCCCACTGCCTGGAGCTGGGCGCGACCCGCCCCGACTTCCAGCCCGGCGAGACCTGGCGGGTGCTGCTCGACCCGTCCGGGCACCCGTTCTGCGTCTGCCTCCGCCGCTGA
- a CDS encoding aminotransferase class IV family protein, which translates to MAELNGTPIGLEDLQVLALTNYGHFTSMRVEDGRVRGLSLHLARLVRDCRAVFGVELDVDRVREFARRLVPAVGACVVRVTVFDPAMDVGQVGSDAHPQVLVTTRPAGPLPLPPLRVQSVVYTRDLPAVKSVGLFGSLRHRRAAQRAGFDDALFVDTRSVISEGGTWNVGFVKDGEVSWPDADCLVGTTMELLRRVHPSTMDSVRLADLADFDAVFATNIGIGVRAISGVDDLVLPGSHPVIEQLRKEYDELPGDPL; encoded by the coding sequence ATGGCGGAACTGAACGGCACCCCGATCGGCCTGGAAGACCTCCAGGTTCTCGCCCTGACCAATTACGGGCACTTCACCTCGATGCGGGTCGAGGACGGACGTGTGCGCGGGCTTTCGCTGCATCTGGCCCGGCTGGTGCGTGACTGCCGGGCTGTGTTCGGCGTCGAGCTTGATGTGGACCGGGTGCGAGAGTTCGCCCGGCGGTTGGTGCCGGCCGTGGGAGCCTGCGTGGTCCGGGTGACCGTCTTCGACCCCGCCATGGACGTGGGGCAGGTCGGATCGGACGCGCATCCCCAGGTGCTGGTGACGACCCGGCCCGCCGGTCCGCTTCCTCTTCCTCCGCTGCGGGTGCAGTCGGTCGTCTACACCCGTGACCTGCCCGCCGTGAAGAGCGTCGGCCTGTTCGGCTCGCTCAGGCATCGACGTGCCGCCCAGCGTGCCGGCTTCGACGATGCGCTGTTCGTCGACACCCGGTCGGTCATCTCCGAGGGCGGCACCTGGAACGTCGGCTTCGTCAAGGACGGCGAGGTCAGCTGGCCGGACGCCGACTGCTTGGTCGGCACCACCATGGAGCTGCTGCGCAGGGTCCACCCGTCGACCATGGACTCCGTACGGCTGGCTGACCTCGCCGACTTCGATGCCGTGTTCGCCACCAACATCGGCATTGGCGTCCGGGCCATCAGTGGTGTCGACGACCTCGTCCTGCCTGGCAGTCACCCCGTCATCGAGCAGCTTCGCAAGGAGTACGACGAACTTCCCGGCGATCCGCTGTAG
- a CDS encoding ATP-binding protein — translation MDSPDAAQVAREVTALTLGRWGLIHFVPDVQLCVSELVGNAVLHAIPDDCPGWLSRRRTLTVTWRKWPAWLVLDVADADPNAPTLPMGEMFGPDLADELPEATLPTHGRGLHIVRTLADFVWWSPRDEGGKSVFCRFDLTGCPA, via the coding sequence GTGGACTCTCCGGACGCCGCCCAGGTGGCGCGAGAGGTCACCGCGCTGACCCTGGGCCGCTGGGGTCTGATCCACTTCGTGCCGGACGTGCAGCTCTGCGTCTCGGAGCTGGTCGGCAACGCGGTGCTGCACGCGATCCCGGACGACTGCCCCGGCTGGCTCAGCCGGCGGCGGACGCTCACGGTGACGTGGCGCAAGTGGCCCGCCTGGCTCGTCCTGGACGTCGCCGACGCGGATCCGAACGCGCCCACCTTGCCGATGGGGGAGATGTTCGGCCCGGACCTGGCGGACGAACTGCCGGAGGCGACGCTGCCCACGCACGGCCGGGGGCTGCACATCGTCCGCACGCTGGCGGACTTCGTGTGGTGGTCGCCTCGCGATGAGGGCGGCAAGAGCGTCTTCTGCCGCTTCGACCTGACCGGATGCCCCGCGTGA
- the cutA gene encoding divalent-cation tolerance protein CutA: MSDFVQVSTATENREAAEKLARSVVEARLAAGAQIVGPVVSVFWHLGEFGTGEEWQLLFKTRADRYPELEAHLLEHHPWKNPEIVAAPIVAGADAYLDWVRKTTEPEPSA; the protein is encoded by the coding sequence ATGTCTGACTTCGTGCAGGTGTCCACAGCGACGGAGAACCGCGAGGCGGCGGAGAAGCTGGCGCGGTCGGTAGTGGAGGCTCGGCTCGCAGCCGGGGCCCAGATCGTCGGACCGGTGGTGTCGGTCTTCTGGCACCTGGGGGAGTTCGGTACGGGGGAGGAGTGGCAGCTCCTCTTCAAGACGCGGGCCGACCGGTACCCGGAGCTTGAGGCGCACCTGCTGGAGCACCACCCTTGGAAGAACCCGGAGATCGTTGCCGCGCCGATCGTCGCGGGCGCCGACGCGTACCTCGACTGGGTCCGCAAGACAACGGAGCCTGAGCCCTCGGCCTGA
- a CDS encoding NCS2 family permease — MPTLATSTAKSPESTPLPKNGLDRYFRITERGSSFAREIRGGVATFFTMAYIIVLNPIILSSGVDKYGHHLSAGQLATATVVTAALTTLLMGVIGNVPIALAAGLGVNTVVALQLAPRMSWPDAMGMVVLAGFAIMLLVATGLRERVMAAVPIGLRKAIAIGIGLFIALIGLVDAGFVSRIPDAAHTTVPLQLGATGHLNGWPVLIFILGVLLTLVLLVRKVPGAILISIAAMTVLAVVIDSIAHISPLNWGLTVPKWPGNPVAVPDFGLIGKVSLFGGFKDVGILTGVLFVFTVLLSCFFDAMGTILGVSDEAKLLDDKGELPGINKVLMIDGIATAAGGATSCSANTCFVESTAGVGEGARTGFASVITGALFVVALFLTPLATMVPAQAATPALVAVGFLILANSIGDIDWTDWTIAVPAFLTMVIMPFTYSITIGLGVGFVVYTILNAAVGNRRRVPIPMYVVSAVFLFYFMMPSLNLT; from the coding sequence ATGCCCACGCTGGCCACGTCTACGGCCAAGTCGCCCGAGTCCACCCCGCTGCCGAAGAACGGCCTCGACCGGTACTTCCGGATCACCGAGCGCGGTTCCTCCTTCGCTCGCGAGATCCGTGGCGGTGTCGCCACCTTCTTCACGATGGCGTACATCATCGTGCTGAACCCGATCATCCTGTCCTCAGGTGTGGACAAATACGGCCATCACCTGTCGGCCGGACAACTGGCCACCGCCACCGTGGTGACCGCCGCGCTCACCACGCTGCTGATGGGCGTCATCGGCAATGTGCCGATCGCGCTCGCCGCCGGCCTCGGCGTCAACACGGTCGTCGCCCTCCAGCTGGCACCCCGGATGAGCTGGCCCGACGCGATGGGCATGGTCGTCCTGGCCGGGTTCGCCATCATGCTGCTGGTCGCCACCGGGCTGCGGGAACGGGTCATGGCGGCGGTGCCGATCGGGCTCCGCAAGGCCATAGCCATCGGTATCGGCCTCTTCATCGCCCTGATCGGCCTGGTGGACGCCGGCTTCGTCAGCCGCATCCCGGACGCCGCCCACACCACCGTGCCGCTCCAGCTCGGCGCCACCGGGCACCTCAACGGCTGGCCCGTGCTGATCTTCATACTCGGCGTGCTGCTCACCCTGGTCCTGCTGGTCCGCAAGGTCCCCGGCGCCATCCTGATCAGCATCGCGGCCATGACGGTGCTCGCCGTGGTGATCGACTCCATCGCCCACATCTCCCCGCTGAACTGGGGCCTCACCGTCCCCAAGTGGCCCGGCAACCCGGTCGCCGTGCCCGACTTCGGGCTGATCGGCAAGGTCAGCCTCTTCGGCGGGTTCAAGGACGTCGGCATCCTCACCGGTGTCCTCTTCGTCTTCACCGTGCTGCTGTCCTGCTTCTTCGACGCGATGGGCACCATCCTCGGCGTCAGCGACGAGGCCAAGCTGCTGGACGACAAGGGCGAGCTGCCCGGCATCAACAAGGTGCTGATGATCGACGGCATCGCCACCGCCGCCGGCGGCGCCACCTCCTGCTCGGCCAACACCTGCTTCGTGGAGTCCACCGCCGGCGTCGGCGAAGGCGCCCGGACCGGCTTCGCCAGCGTCATCACCGGCGCCCTCTTCGTCGTCGCCCTCTTCCTCACCCCGCTGGCCACCATGGTCCCCGCCCAGGCCGCCACCCCGGCCCTGGTCGCGGTCGGCTTCCTGATCCTGGCCAACAGCATCGGCGACATCGACTGGACCGACTGGACCATCGCCGTCCCGGCCTTCCTGACCATGGTGATCATGCCGTTCACCTACTCCATCACTATCGGCCTAGGTGTGGGTTTCGTGGTGTACACGATCCTCAACGCGGCCGTCGGTAACCGGCGGCGAGTGCCCATCCCGATGTACGTGGTGTCGGCGGTCTTCCTTTTCTACTTCATGATGCCTTCGCTGAACCTCACCTGA
- a CDS encoding DUF2530 domain-containing protein: MERPALRPAPEPLEANDVAIVTGGTVLWFVGFLVLIPFQSRLSDAGHGLWSWTCLAGAGLGLIGIWYCRARRAAIRRSREAAAAEHGQPPTGD, encoded by the coding sequence ATGGAGAGGCCCGCACTGCGCCCCGCCCCCGAGCCACTGGAGGCGAACGACGTCGCCATCGTCACCGGCGGCACCGTGCTGTGGTTCGTGGGCTTCCTGGTGCTGATCCCGTTCCAGAGCCGGCTCTCCGACGCCGGCCACGGTCTCTGGTCGTGGACCTGCCTCGCCGGAGCCGGGCTCGGCCTGATCGGCATCTGGTACTGCCGCGCCCGCCGCGCCGCCATCCGCCGCTCGCGGGAGGCCGCCGCAGCCGAGCACGGACAGCCCCCGACCGGCGACTGA
- a CDS encoding HAD-IC family P-type ATPase encodes MTERVQDITDGTAPEGQPHVRPDAKPDARPDTRPDGLTAAEVAERVARGEVNDVPVRSSRSTAEIVRANVFTRFNAIIGLLFVIILVVGPIQDGLFGFVIVANTAIGIIQELRAKRTLDSLAVIGESRPRVRRDGRVAEVAVAAIVLDDTVLLGSGDKVVVDGTLSAADGLEVDESLLTGEADPVLKRPGDPVMSGSFVVAGSGAFTATKVGREAYAAQLAAEASRFTLVRSELRTGIDTILRFVTYLLVPTALGLVVSQLVVERNDWREAVRRMVAGIVPMVPEGLVLLTSVAFAVGVVRLGRRQCLVQELPAIEGLARVDTVCLDKTGTLTEGSMDIAELRLLDGRPQDAAQRALVALGGADPRPNASMQAVLDAYAGSGSGSGSGNSSGSGGPAWEVRAAAPFSSARKWSGARLAEPDGAEATWLLGAPDVLLPPGHPVLADVDALGAQGLRVLLLGRGETPLDAPDPAVGLAPQALVVLRQRLRDDAAGTLRYFAEQGVAAKVISGDNALSVGAVAATLGLPGADDPVDARTLPADAEKMAAVVDGHAVFGRVSPQQKRDMVGALQSRGHTVAMTGDGVNDVLALKDADIGVAMGSGSEATRAVAQIVLLDNRFATLPSVVAEGRRVIGNIERVANLFLVKTVYSVLLAVLVVCTRVPYPFLPRHSTVLSSLTIGIPAFFLALAPNGERARAGFVRRVTRLAVPGGVIAGAATFTAYMLARADHATGREADTSVATLTLFLVAVWVLAIVARPYTWWRVLLILAMVAGFALVLTVPWLSDFFQLSLQGTRGPWTAVGIAAVAAVLLEVVWRVVGKRLG; translated from the coding sequence ATGACCGAACGGGTGCAGGACATCACCGACGGCACCGCCCCCGAGGGCCAGCCGCACGTGAGGCCGGACGCGAAGCCTGACGCAAGGCCGGATACGAGGCCGGACGGGCTGACGGCGGCCGAGGTCGCGGAGCGGGTGGCGCGCGGAGAGGTCAATGACGTCCCGGTACGGTCCAGCCGGTCCACCGCCGAGATCGTCCGCGCCAATGTCTTCACCCGCTTCAACGCGATCATCGGCCTGCTGTTTGTGATCATCCTGGTGGTCGGACCGATCCAGGACGGACTCTTCGGCTTTGTCATCGTGGCCAACACCGCCATCGGCATCATCCAGGAGCTGCGCGCCAAGCGGACCCTGGACAGCCTGGCCGTCATCGGCGAGTCGCGCCCCCGGGTGCGCCGCGACGGCCGGGTGGCGGAGGTCGCCGTCGCGGCGATCGTGCTGGACGACACCGTGCTGCTGGGCTCCGGCGACAAGGTGGTGGTGGACGGCACCCTCAGCGCGGCGGACGGCCTGGAGGTTGACGAGTCGCTGCTGACCGGCGAGGCCGATCCGGTGCTCAAGCGGCCCGGCGACCCGGTGATGTCCGGCAGCTTCGTGGTCGCCGGGTCCGGCGCCTTCACCGCGACCAAGGTCGGCCGGGAGGCGTACGCGGCGCAGCTCGCCGCCGAGGCCAGCCGCTTCACCCTGGTCCGCTCCGAGTTGCGGACCGGCATCGACACCATCCTGCGCTTTGTCACCTATCTGCTGGTGCCCACCGCGCTCGGGCTGGTGGTCAGCCAGCTGGTGGTGGAGCGCAACGACTGGCGCGAGGCGGTCCGCCGCATGGTGGCCGGAATCGTACCCATGGTGCCGGAGGGGCTGGTGCTGCTGACCTCGGTGGCGTTCGCCGTCGGGGTGGTGCGGCTGGGCCGCCGGCAGTGCCTGGTGCAGGAGCTGCCCGCGATCGAGGGCCTGGCGCGGGTGGACACCGTCTGCCTGGACAAGACCGGCACCCTCACCGAGGGCTCCATGGACATCGCCGAGCTGCGGCTGCTGGACGGCCGCCCGCAGGACGCCGCCCAGCGGGCCCTGGTCGCCCTGGGCGGGGCCGACCCGCGTCCCAACGCCTCCATGCAGGCCGTCCTCGACGCGTACGCGGGCAGCGGCAGCGGCAGCGGCAGCGGCAACAGCAGTGGCAGCGGCGGACCCGCCTGGGAGGTGCGCGCCGCCGCGCCGTTCTCCTCCGCCCGCAAGTGGAGCGGCGCCCGGCTGGCCGAGCCGGACGGCGCGGAGGCCACCTGGCTGCTCGGCGCCCCGGATGTCCTGCTGCCGCCCGGCCACCCGGTACTGGCGGACGTGGACGCCCTGGGCGCCCAGGGCCTGCGGGTACTGCTGCTGGGACGCGGCGAGACCCCGCTGGACGCCCCCGACCCGGCGGTCGGCCTGGCGCCGCAGGCCCTGGTGGTGCTGCGGCAGCGGCTGCGCGACGACGCCGCCGGTACCCTGCGCTACTTCGCCGAGCAGGGCGTCGCGGCCAAGGTGATCTCCGGTGACAACGCCCTGTCGGTGGGCGCGGTCGCCGCCACCCTCGGGCTGCCGGGCGCCGACGACCCGGTGGACGCCCGTACGCTGCCCGCCGACGCGGAGAAGATGGCGGCCGTGGTGGACGGGCATGCCGTCTTCGGCCGGGTCAGCCCGCAGCAGAAGCGGGACATGGTCGGCGCTCTCCAGTCGCGCGGCCACACGGTGGCGATGACCGGCGACGGCGTCAATGACGTCCTGGCGCTCAAGGACGCCGACATCGGGGTGGCCATGGGTTCGGGCAGCGAGGCGACCCGGGCGGTGGCGCAGATCGTGCTGCTGGACAACCGTTTCGCCACCCTGCCGTCGGTGGTGGCCGAGGGCCGCCGGGTGATCGGCAACATCGAGCGGGTGGCCAACCTCTTCCTGGTGAAGACGGTGTACTCGGTGCTGCTGGCCGTGCTGGTGGTCTGCACCCGGGTGCCCTACCCGTTCCTGCCCCGGCACTCGACGGTGCTCTCCTCGCTGACCATCGGCATCCCGGCGTTCTTCCTGGCCCTGGCGCCCAACGGGGAGCGGGCACGGGCCGGGTTCGTCCGGCGGGTGACGCGGCTGGCCGTACCCGGCGGGGTGATCGCGGGTGCGGCGACCTTCACGGCGTACATGCTGGCCCGCGCCGACCACGCCACCGGCCGCGAGGCCGACACCAGCGTGGCGACGCTGACCCTCTTCCTGGTGGCGGTCTGGGTGCTGGCGATCGTGGCGCGGCCGTACACCTGGTGGCGGGTGCTGCTGATCCTGGCCATGGTGGCGGGGTTCGCGCTGGTGCTGACCGTGCCGTGGCTGTCGGACTTCTTCCAGCTCTCCTTGCAGGGCACCCGGGGCCCATGGACGGCGGTCGGCATCGCGGCGGTCGCGGCGGTGCTGCTGGAGGTCGTCTGGCGGGTGGTCGGCAAGCGGCTCGGCTGA
- a CDS encoding class I SAM-dependent DNA methyltransferase produces the protein MEQQNIWDADTARRYDTPGSGMFAPEVVGPTVDRLAQLAGDGAALEFAIGTGRVAVPLAERGVPVTGVELSPPMVEQLRTKVDEATIPVIMGDMATTVVPGRYTLVYLVYNTISNLLTQAEQVECFRNAARHLAPGGRFVVELWVPELRKLPPGQTATVWQSEPGYIGLDTYDVLHQHVVSHHFRFDETTQAELFRSPHRYIWPAELDLMAQLAGFELEARNADWAGAAFTAESRSHVSVYRIPPVK, from the coding sequence ATGGAGCAGCAGAACATCTGGGACGCCGATACTGCCCGCCGCTACGACACGCCCGGATCCGGCATGTTCGCACCCGAGGTCGTGGGGCCGACCGTGGACCGCCTCGCCCAGCTCGCCGGGGATGGAGCGGCACTTGAGTTCGCCATCGGGACCGGCCGGGTGGCCGTCCCGCTCGCCGAGCGAGGAGTCCCGGTCACCGGCGTCGAGTTGTCACCGCCGATGGTGGAGCAACTGCGTACCAAGGTGGACGAAGCGACGATCCCCGTCATCATGGGGGACATGGCGACCACTGTCGTACCCGGCAGGTACACGCTGGTCTACCTCGTCTACAACACGATCTCCAACCTGCTGACCCAGGCCGAGCAGGTCGAGTGCTTCCGCAACGCTGCCCGCCACCTCGCGCCCGGTGGTCGATTCGTGGTCGAGCTCTGGGTGCCTGAGCTGCGCAAGCTCCCGCCGGGCCAGACGGCCACCGTCTGGCAGTCCGAACCCGGCTACATCGGTTTGGACACCTATGACGTCCTGCATCAGCACGTCGTATCGCACCACTTCCGCTTTGACGAGACCACGCAGGCCGAACTGTTCCGCAGCCCCCACCGCTACATCTGGCCGGCCGAACTCGACCTTATGGCCCAGTTGGCCGGATTCGAACTGGAGGCCAGGAATGCGGACTGGGCCGGCGCCGCATTCACCGCCGAGTCGCGTTCCCATGTCTCCGTCTATCGAATCCCACCGGTGAAGTAG
- a CDS encoding thioesterase II family protein gives MTTMTSGTGRWLRQGVRPGGGAVGGGDGGGVRPRGRLVCFPHAGGTATLYQGWGRLLPPELEQLSVQYPGRQDRFAEPCVEAMEELADRAAEALAALPALPTVIFGHSMGALVAYEVARRLEQGQGASPVVRLFASAAPAPGIERDSLPSLDDDALIAYACGQGGPSVDAYGEPELRPLLMPSLRADFRLLTEYRPDGPATPLRAPITALGGDRDAGCTPADLSTWSDLTTAGCDLRVFPGGHFYLHDCEAELVGLVTACLSR, from the coding sequence ATGACCACCATGACAAGCGGTACGGGCCGCTGGCTGCGGCAGGGCGTCCGGCCCGGCGGGGGCGCGGTCGGGGGCGGGGACGGAGGCGGGGTGCGGCCGCGCGGTCGGCTGGTCTGCTTCCCGCACGCCGGCGGCACCGCCACCCTCTACCAGGGCTGGGGCCGCCTGCTGCCGCCGGAGTTGGAGCAACTGTCCGTCCAGTACCCCGGCCGGCAGGACAGGTTCGCCGAACCCTGCGTCGAAGCCATGGAGGAGCTGGCGGACCGGGCAGCCGAGGCGCTGGCCGCGCTGCCCGCCCTGCCGACCGTGATCTTCGGCCACAGCATGGGCGCCCTGGTGGCGTACGAGGTCGCCCGTCGGCTCGAACAGGGCCAAGGGGCCTCGCCGGTGGTGCGGCTCTTCGCGTCCGCCGCCCCGGCGCCGGGTATCGAACGGGACAGCCTCCCGAGCCTGGACGACGACGCGCTGATCGCCTACGCGTGCGGCCAGGGCGGCCCGTCCGTCGACGCATACGGCGAACCCGAGCTGCGGCCGCTGCTGATGCCGTCCCTGCGCGCGGACTTCCGGCTGCTCACGGAGTACCGGCCGGACGGCCCGGCGACCCCGCTGCGGGCCCCGATCACCGCGCTCGGCGGCGACCGGGACGCCGGTTGCACCCCCGCCGACCTCTCCACCTGGTCCGACCTGACCACCGCCGGCTGCGACCTCCGGGTCTTCCCCGGCGGCCACTTCTACCTGCACGACTGCGAAGCCGAACTGGTCGGCCTGGTCACCGCATGCCTTTCCCGGTGA
- a CDS encoding DUF6879 family protein, translated as MQPRNVPTFAELIKDCHRSAVHLEMRDIYGVASEAEDFAEWQRLGTISAASVQRRQPWLDLVGETVRRGVVMRRARIVSVPVSEYIRYEHAGTYLNVQAGERVRWLPRRDAATLALPGADFWLFDDQLIRFGHFTGDGASAGHELTSDPDVVKLCNTAFEAVWERGVPHEGFTL; from the coding sequence ATGCAGCCGAGGAACGTGCCGACGTTCGCTGAGCTGATCAAGGACTGCCATCGGTCCGCTGTCCATTTGGAGATGCGGGACATCTATGGCGTCGCGTCCGAAGCTGAGGACTTCGCCGAGTGGCAGCGGCTCGGCACGATCAGTGCGGCATCGGTCCAGCGGCGCCAGCCGTGGCTGGACCTGGTGGGCGAGACCGTCCGTCGTGGCGTCGTCATGCGGCGTGCCCGGATCGTCTCCGTACCGGTCAGCGAGTACATCCGGTATGAGCACGCCGGAACCTATCTGAACGTACAGGCCGGTGAGCGCGTGCGTTGGTTGCCCCGGAGAGATGCCGCGACACTGGCCCTTCCAGGCGCGGACTTCTGGCTGTTCGACGACCAGCTGATCCGATTCGGGCACTTCACCGGGGACGGTGCGTCCGCCGGCCACGAGTTGACCAGCGACCCCGACGTGGTCAAGCTGTGCAACACAGCGTTCGAGGCCGTGTGGGAACGCGGCGTACCGCACGAGGGATTCACGCTCTGA
- a CDS encoding helix-turn-helix domain-containing protein, translating into MPSFPSPSVETARKAVAARLREVRLDAGLKGLELAVRCGWHKSKVSRVENARTPPSDADIHAWCTACGAEGLVADIIAASRTADSMYLEWKRLQRTGLRRLQESRVPLYERTKLHRGYASHVVPGLLQTPAYASALLSVIGRFHRTPDDTAEAVAARVARSDVLHRAGHRFVLLVEESVLRYQIGDAEAMAGQLRHLLSVMSLPAVSLGLVPFAARERRMWPLEAFNIFDDQRVHVELLTAQVTVTAPSEVAMYVRAFGELRELAVYGAAARALVAAALDALGPSSPATT; encoded by the coding sequence ATGCCCAGCTTTCCTTCGCCCAGTGTCGAGACCGCGCGCAAGGCCGTGGCGGCCAGGCTGCGTGAAGTGCGCCTTGACGCCGGGCTGAAGGGCCTGGAGCTGGCTGTCCGCTGCGGCTGGCACAAGTCCAAGGTGTCGCGTGTCGAGAACGCGCGCACACCTCCGTCCGACGCCGACATCCACGCCTGGTGCACCGCCTGTGGGGCGGAGGGCTTGGTGGCGGACATCATCGCAGCATCGCGCACGGCTGACTCGATGTACCTGGAGTGGAAGCGGCTCCAGCGCACCGGCCTGCGGCGACTTCAGGAGTCCCGCGTCCCGCTGTACGAGCGCACCAAGCTGCATCGCGGCTACGCATCGCATGTCGTGCCGGGGCTGCTCCAGACCCCCGCCTACGCCTCCGCGCTGTTGTCGGTCATCGGTCGGTTTCACAGAACTCCGGATGACACGGCCGAGGCTGTGGCCGCCCGCGTGGCACGATCCGACGTGCTGCATCGGGCGGGCCACCGATTCGTCCTGCTGGTCGAGGAGTCGGTGCTGCGGTACCAGATCGGGGACGCTGAGGCGATGGCCGGTCAGTTGCGCCATCTTCTTTCGGTGATGTCCTTGCCCGCCGTGTCTCTGGGGCTGGTCCCCTTCGCCGCGCGGGAGCGGAGGATGTGGCCGCTTGAGGCGTTCAACATCTTCGATGACCAGCGCGTGCATGTGGAGCTTCTGACAGCGCAGGTGACCGTCACAGCGCCGAGTGAAGTAGCCATGTACGTCCGGGCGTTCGGTGAACTCAGGGAGTTGGCCGTATATGGAGCCGCCGCGCGGGCGCTGGTAGCGGCAGCGCTGGACGCGCTCGGTCCCAGTTCGCCTGCAACAACGTAG
- a CDS encoding NUDIX hydrolase translates to MFLFAGPVISDGEFHSIGLQESELADARWAVRAEFSALLHPAVAARVTGTLHPPGGPTYREIRPERTET, encoded by the coding sequence GTGTTCCTCTTCGCCGGGCCCGTCATCAGCGACGGCGAATTCCACTCGATCGGGTTGCAGGAGAGTGAACTCGCGGACGCGCGCTGGGCTGTGCGCGCCGAGTTCTCGGCCCTGCTGCACCCGGCCGTCGCTGCGCGCGTGACTGGCACGCTCCACCCGCCCGGCGGACCCACCTACCGTGAGATACGACCTGAAAGGACCGAAACGTGA